A region of Methanocorpusculum labreanum Z DNA encodes the following proteins:
- a CDS encoding ACT domain-containing protein codes for MTEKYIIKQLSIFSENKAGKLAAIAKIFLDTGVSIQAFNIAEANNFGVVRAIVDKPEIAFNEFAKQNYALQYTDVLAIKMKDVPGGLYEVANLLGGLGINIEYAYAFRSGDYGALIVKVTNPREAALKIVEAGIELLPAKDYNF; via the coding sequence ATGACGGAAAAATACATCATCAAACAGTTGTCGATATTTTCAGAGAATAAGGCTGGAAAACTTGCCGCGATCGCGAAGATCTTTCTTGACACGGGCGTATCCATCCAGGCTTTCAATATTGCCGAAGCAAATAACTTCGGTGTCGTCCGGGCGATCGTGGACAAGCCGGAGATCGCGTTCAATGAGTTTGCCAAGCAGAATTACGCTTTGCAGTACACGGATGTCCTCGCAATCAAAATGAAGGATGTGCCGGGCGGCCTCTATGAAGTGGCAAATCTTCTCGGCGGTCTAGGCATCAACATCGAGTATGCGTATGCATTCCGTTCCGGAGACTACGGCGCATTGATCGTGAAAGTGACAAATCCGCGTGAAGCCGCATTAAAAATCGTGGAAGCCGGCATCGAGCTGCTTCCGGCGAAAGACTACAACTTCTGA
- a CDS encoding tetratricopeptide repeat protein, with translation MSRKPSVTNPSDPVLWCKEAAQRMISGDEKGAIFCYQESVKLRPGIPDVWYNLARLFEKTGERKEALATHITAGKLFPADYRFSAERARLLAESGKYTEAVNAASDALASAPYSPTLLANKAGYLIFAGNPDEARQTAEQALAIDPGCALAYLHKAHAESLLGNAAKAKETMETGLSSVPDDGRLLKLQANLLIRSEDFEAGLASIEKVLLLDPNDAESWSLKGAASAYLGRKEDAISAFEQAMKLDPKEKAYRQNRDAVRKG, from the coding sequence GTGAGCAGAAAACCTAGTGTCACTAACCCATCTGACCCGGTTCTTTGGTGTAAGGAAGCAGCCCAACGGATGATCTCCGGCGATGAGAAAGGAGCCATATTCTGCTATCAGGAATCGGTCAAACTTCGGCCGGGTATTCCTGATGTCTGGTATAATCTTGCCCGGCTCTTTGAAAAGACCGGCGAAAGAAAAGAAGCACTGGCAACACACATCACGGCCGGAAAACTGTTTCCCGCAGATTACCGGTTTTCCGCAGAGCGTGCCAGACTTCTTGCCGAATCCGGGAAATACACCGAGGCAGTGAATGCGGCATCTGATGCTTTAGCGAGTGCCCCATACTCCCCGACCCTCTTAGCAAACAAAGCAGGTTACCTCATCTTTGCAGGTAACCCAGACGAAGCCCGGCAGACGGCAGAACAGGCCCTCGCGATCGATCCGGGTTGTGCGCTTGCCTATCTGCACAAAGCTCACGCAGAATCCCTACTCGGGAATGCGGCAAAGGCGAAAGAAACCATGGAAACCGGGCTTTCATCAGTGCCGGATGACGGCCGCCTGCTGAAACTGCAGGCAAATCTCCTGATCAGAAGCGAAGATTTTGAAGCAGGTCTTGCATCAATAGAAAAAGTCCTTCTGCTCGATCCAAACGATGCCGAAAGCTGGAGCCTGAAAGGCGCGGCTTCTGCGTATCTTGGCCGGAAAGAAGATGCAATCTCTGCATTCGAGCAGGCAATGAAACTTGATCCAAAAGAGAAAGCCTACCGGCAGAACCGCGATGCGGTGCGGAAAGGATAG